A part of Pseudomonadota bacterium genomic DNA contains:
- a CDS encoding extracellular solute-binding protein, which translates to MDLFRMPQRIASGQKIDRREMMRAMAALGIGVTAVPLLPNGARASDGVTYFTWSGYEVPELHPQFIEKHGDGLVAGTFFGNEDDALGKLRTGFKADVSHPCSYSIPRWKEAGVVAPIDVSRLSNWPDLFEGLSNTPDAVRDGEVYMVPFDWGSASVLYRTDLVDPKYVDDPTWGILYDEAYAGRMAMYNSSVIVDIAMMVSGYDNYMSYTDEQIAEVRPLMEKGHSLWRFYWDDPTEVSQGLASGELVAAYAWNGMPAELLDQGVPIEYMNPKEGQITWVCGLAIDPRGEADEQLVYDFIDAMISPEAGVFQMEVYNYGHANRKAFDKVSPETLARIGMADPDEVFNQGVFIPAREPELEEKLIRLSNEIQSGF; encoded by the coding sequence ATGGACCTGTTCCGTATGCCCCAGCGTATCGCCAGCGGGCAAAAGATCGACCGGCGTGAGATGATGCGGGCGATGGCCGCGCTCGGTATCGGCGTGACGGCGGTGCCGCTGCTGCCGAACGGCGCGCGCGCCAGCGATGGCGTCACCTATTTTACGTGGTCCGGCTACGAGGTGCCGGAGCTGCATCCCCAGTTCATCGAAAAACACGGTGACGGTCTTGTCGCCGGGACGTTCTTTGGCAACGAAGACGATGCGCTTGGCAAGCTGAGGACCGGATTCAAGGCGGACGTCTCGCACCCCTGCAGCTATTCGATTCCGCGCTGGAAGGAAGCCGGCGTCGTCGCACCCATCGATGTCAGCCGCCTGTCGAACTGGCCCGACCTGTTCGAGGGGCTCAGCAACACGCCGGACGCGGTGCGTGACGGTGAGGTCTACATGGTGCCGTTCGATTGGGGCAGTGCCTCGGTTCTCTACCGCACCGACCTGGTCGACCCCAAATATGTCGACGATCCGACATGGGGCATTCTCTATGACGAGGCCTATGCCGGACGCATGGCCATGTACAACAGCTCTGTCATCGTCGACATCGCCATGATGGTGAGCGGTTACGACAACTACATGAGCTACACCGACGAACAGATTGCCGAAGTGCGTCCGCTCATGGAAAAGGGCCACAGCCTGTGGCGCTTTTACTGGGACGATCCGACGGAAGTGTCCCAGGGACTCGCGTCAGGTGAGTTGGTTGCCGCCTACGCCTGGAACGGCATGCCAGCCGAACTGCTCGATCAAGGCGTTCCGATCGAATACATGAACCCGAAAGAAGGCCAGATCACATGGGTCTGCGGTCTTGCGATCGATCCGCGCGGCGAAGCCGATGAACAACTGGTCTATGACTTCATCGATGCGATGATCTCGCCGGAAGCCGGCGTGTTCCAAATGGAGGTCTATAACTACGGCCATGCGAACCGAAAGGCCTTCGACAAGGTCTCGCCGGAGACTCTTGCACGCATCGGCATGGCGGATCCTGACGAGGTCTTCAACCAGGGTGTTTTCATTCCAGCCCGCGAACCGGAGCTTGAAGAAAAACTGATCAGGTTGTCGAACGAAATCCAATCGGGTTTCTGA
- a CDS encoding GFA family protein — protein sequence MLKGTCLCGAVRLEVAGELEHPAEACHCSQCRKQSGHFLAAVNVRRTALTVHGEDKVTWYQSSDQVKRGFCSVCGSSLFWYPLMEDYAFTSVAMGLFDSSTGGRLAKHTFVDDKGDYYDLDDGVPQSKSY from the coding sequence ATGCTGAAGGGAACGTGCCTTTGCGGTGCGGTAAGGCTTGAGGTGGCGGGCGAGCTGGAACACCCGGCCGAGGCCTGCCATTGCTCGCAGTGCCGCAAGCAATCAGGCCACTTTCTCGCGGCCGTCAACGTCCGGCGCACGGCGCTGACAGTTCATGGCGAAGACAAGGTCACCTGGTATCAGTCGTCAGATCAGGTGAAACGAGGGTTCTGCTCCGTCTGTGGCTCGTCCTTGTTTTGGTATCCCCTGATGGAGGACTACGCCTTCACATCTGTCGCAATGGGTTTGTTCGACTCATCAACCGGTGGCCGTCTCGCCAAACACACGTTTGTCGACGACAAGGGGGACTATTACGACCTCGATGACGGCGTTCCCCAGAGCAAAAGCTACTGA
- a CDS encoding extracellular solute-binding protein, with the protein MTTTRQLSRTIDRIAGGNAVGRRDVMQAMAVLGLGVAAMPLAPRTAGAQDLIAYFTWSGYEVRELHPGFIETYGEDTVAATFFGSEEEALLKMQRDYRADVAHPCSYSLPHWIDAGVAGPIDVTRLSNWPDLFPQLRELPDTIRDGEHYLVPFDWGTSSVLYRSDLVDPKYIDDPSWGILFDEAYAGRLAMYDTAVMVDIAMLVNGHDDLSAFTDAQLDEVRPLLEKGNSLFRFYWTDPTEVTRDLATGDLVAAYAWNGMTKPLVEQGVPVTYMNPKEGQFAWVCGLTIDPRSQADPAMVYDFIDAMISPEAGVYEIEVYDYGHANMKAFELASTEALTRLGITDPGAVFERGHVIPALPADLEAKINALADEVKGGL; encoded by the coding sequence ATGACGACCACGAGGCAGCTCTCCCGCACCATCGACCGCATCGCGGGCGGGAACGCCGTCGGTCGCCGCGACGTCATGCAGGCAATGGCTGTGCTTGGGCTGGGCGTTGCCGCTATGCCGCTGGCACCGCGCACCGCGGGCGCGCAGGATCTGATCGCTTACTTCACCTGGTCCGGTTACGAAGTGCGCGAACTCCACCCCGGCTTCATCGAGACCTATGGCGAAGACACTGTCGCCGCGACGTTCTTCGGCAGCGAGGAGGAAGCGCTCTTGAAGATGCAGCGCGACTACCGTGCCGATGTCGCCCATCCGTGCAGCTATTCCCTGCCGCATTGGATCGACGCCGGCGTCGCCGGTCCGATCGATGTCACCCGGCTGAGCAACTGGCCGGACCTGTTTCCCCAGCTTCGCGAATTGCCGGACACCATACGCGACGGCGAGCATTATCTCGTTCCGTTCGACTGGGGCACATCGTCGGTGCTCTACCGGTCCGACCTGGTCGACCCCAAGTACATCGACGATCCCAGCTGGGGCATTCTGTTTGACGAGGCCTATGCCGGGCGCCTGGCGATGTACGACACGGCGGTCATGGTCGATATCGCGATGCTGGTGAACGGCCACGACGATCTCTCGGCCTTCACCGACGCGCAGTTGGACGAGGTCCGTCCATTGCTTGAGAAAGGCAACAGCCTTTTCCGCTTCTATTGGACCGATCCGACAGAGGTCACACGCGACCTTGCCACCGGTGATCTGGTCGCGGCCTATGCCTGGAACGGCATGACCAAGCCGCTCGTCGAACAGGGCGTGCCCGTCACCTACATGAACCCAAAGGAAGGCCAGTTTGCCTGGGTCTGCGGCCTGACCATCGATCCGCGCAGCCAGGCCGATCCGGCCATGGTCTATGACTTCATCGACGCCATGATCTCACCGGAAGCCGGCGTCTACGAGATCGAGGTCTACGATTACGGCCACGCCAACATGAAAGCGTTCGAGTTGGCGTCGACCGAGGCCCTGACGCGCCTTGGCATCACCGATCCCGGCGCGGTCTTCGAGCGTGGACACGTCATCCCGGCCCTGCCCGCGGATCTCGAAGCCAAGATCAACGCGCTCGCCGACGAGGTCAAAGGCGGGCTCTGA
- a CDS encoding amidohydrolase family protein, with protein MDETKEVTVIKNAAWIAAWDGEQQRHIYLRNGDVAFGDGELIHVGGRYDGDAAHQVDGRGLFVMPGLVDIHSHPTSQPLYKGIVEELGNPELWWSGLYDAKAVFTTDVDGEPHSAAVAYAEMLLSGVTTFVDLSHPFDGWVELMAASGARAYAAPMFGSAGWHSENGREVIYDWQADDGAADMAAAVAVVEAAEAHPCGRLGGMPSPATSDTCSPALLRDTMDLCEARDWRFHMHVSESVQEVQEIRRRHGVSPVRFLADLDLMRPRTILAHAIYIDTHSWVRWHTRDDLDLMASRGVSVAHCPTPFARYGAILESFGAYRRAGLNMAIGTDTTPHNMLDEMRWACVLAKAADDNLDATVTADVFEAATVGGAAALGRDDIGRLAPGARADLVTVDLSHPSMRPARDPLRCLLFHGLERPIKAVYVDGKKVVDEGRVLGLDYDAALAGLEAAQVRSEAGIAERHWSGGSAMDIAPPAIPMGD; from the coding sequence ATGGATGAGACGAAAGAGGTCACGGTCATCAAGAACGCGGCTTGGATCGCGGCGTGGGACGGCGAACAGCAGCGTCATATCTACTTGCGCAACGGCGACGTCGCGTTTGGCGACGGTGAACTAATCCATGTCGGCGGGCGCTATGACGGTGACGCCGCGCACCAGGTCGATGGTCGCGGGCTTTTTGTGATGCCGGGCCTGGTCGACATCCATAGCCACCCGACATCCCAGCCGCTCTACAAGGGCATCGTCGAGGAACTCGGCAATCCCGAACTCTGGTGGAGCGGGCTCTATGACGCAAAGGCCGTCTTCACCACCGACGTGGATGGCGAGCCGCACTCCGCCGCTGTCGCCTATGCCGAGATGCTGTTGTCGGGCGTCACCACCTTCGTCGATCTGAGCCATCCGTTCGACGGCTGGGTCGAACTGATGGCCGCCAGCGGCGCGCGCGCGTATGCCGCGCCCATGTTCGGCTCGGCCGGATGGCATTCTGAGAATGGCCGGGAGGTCATCTATGACTGGCAGGCGGACGACGGCGCCGCCGACATGGCCGCGGCCGTCGCGGTTGTCGAAGCGGCCGAGGCGCATCCATGCGGCCGGCTGGGCGGCATGCCGTCACCGGCGACCAGCGATACCTGTTCGCCCGCATTGCTGCGCGACACCATGGACCTGTGCGAGGCGCGCGACTGGCGTTTCCATATGCATGTCTCCGAGAGCGTGCAAGAGGTGCAGGAAATCCGCCGCCGCCACGGTGTATCGCCGGTGCGCTTCCTGGCCGATCTCGATCTGATGAGGCCGCGCACCATCCTGGCCCACGCGATCTATATCGACACCCACAGCTGGGTGCGCTGGCACACGCGTGACGACCTGGATTTGATGGCGTCACGCGGTGTCAGTGTCGCCCATTGCCCAACGCCCTTCGCGCGCTATGGCGCGATCCTGGAAAGCTTCGGTGCTTACCGGCGCGCCGGTCTCAACATGGCGATCGGCACCGACACGACGCCCCACAACATGCTGGACGAGATGCGTTGGGCCTGCGTGCTGGCCAAGGCCGCCGACGACAACCTGGACGCCACGGTGACCGCTGATGTGTTTGAGGCGGCGACAGTCGGCGGTGCTGCCGCGCTTGGCCGCGACGATATCGGCCGGTTGGCACCGGGGGCCCGCGCCGACCTTGTCACCGTTGATCTTTCTCATCCGTCCATGCGGCCGGCGCGCGATCCCTTGCGCTGTCTGTTGTTCCATGGGCTCGAGCGCCCGATCAAGGCGGTCTATGTCGACGGCAAGAAGGTGGTGGACGAAGGCAGGGTGCTGGGACTGGATTATGACGCCGCGCTAGCGGGTCTCGAAGCCGCGCAAGTCCGCAGCGAGGCCGGGATCGCTGAACGCCATTGGAGCGGCGGCAGCGCGATGGATATCGCGCCGCCTGCCATCCCGATGGGTGACTAG
- a CDS encoding LysR family transcriptional regulator: MLTDDAPTRPQMRAALDITILRTLVMIVDSGGFTRAAERLGITQSAVSLQIKRLEEATGQSMFVREGRQVHLTSDGEMLLDYAREIVRLEEEARLRLVEPGERRSVSLWATEDIATAYLNNLQAASQRIALNVRSDNPASVVNQMAQGAFDLALVRREPGATRGGAWRHDLAWIEPLAWIGPVGTKTEEFSGRVPLILPSPPSIARQRMLDLVERERPAWRIVLSTTSLSMRLEAVRRGLGVSIAPRHTVPADLTVLEDMPPITVPALLAMARSRNSISSEARRIEEMIVALLDQRLMRDRRLKES, from the coding sequence ATGTTGACCGACGACGCCCCGACGCGCCCCCAGATGCGCGCGGCGCTGGACATCACCATCCTGCGCACGCTGGTCATGATCGTCGACAGCGGCGGGTTTACCCGCGCCGCCGAACGCCTGGGCATCACCCAGTCGGCGGTCAGCCTGCAGATCAAGCGGCTTGAGGAAGCCACCGGCCAGAGCATGTTCGTGCGCGAGGGCCGCCAGGTTCACCTGACATCCGACGGCGAGATGCTGCTGGACTACGCGCGCGAGATCGTGCGGCTGGAGGAAGAGGCGCGCCTGCGTCTGGTCGAGCCCGGCGAGCGCCGCAGCGTCAGTCTGTGGGCGACCGAGGACATCGCGACCGCCTATCTGAACAACCTGCAGGCCGCGAGCCAACGGATCGCGCTCAACGTGCGCTCCGACAACCCGGCCAGCGTCGTCAACCAGATGGCGCAAGGCGCATTCGATTTGGCCCTGGTCCGGCGCGAGCCCGGCGCGACGCGCGGCGGCGCCTGGCGCCACGACCTCGCCTGGATCGAGCCGTTGGCCTGGATCGGCCCGGTCGGCACCAAGACCGAGGAGTTTTCCGGCCGCGTGCCGCTGATCCTGCCGTCGCCGCCCAGTATCGCGCGCCAGCGCATGCTGGACCTGGTCGAGCGCGAGCGCCCGGCCTGGCGCATCGTCCTGTCGACCACTAGTCTTTCGATGCGCCTGGAAGCGGTGCGCCGGGGTCTTGGCGTCAGCATCGCGCCGCGCCACACGGTGCCCGCCGACCTGACCGTGCTGGAAGACATGCCGCCGATCACCGTGCCGGCGTTGCTCGCCATGGCGCGCTCGCGCAACTCGATCAGCAGCGAGGCCCGCCGTATCGAGGAAATGATCGTCGCCCTGCTCGACCAGCGCCTGATGCGCGACCGCCGGCTTAAGGAAAGCTAG
- a CDS encoding isoprenylcysteine carboxylmethyltransferase family protein codes for MENAHGTVRAGLPASVTNGWVCLAGLGAVAAGLVVMTWLEVATIWATAVALVLVALPMALGDLLVLKVHRRPTSGLNGPDVPSGPPNVARVATKLLGLAVMVALLAVFYWAMPIYGRDFYAPFITLATWSLPLVVVLTVPYVIWIDRRMTEPEDGAWQWGQLCLGRWRRRDGQALKTFVLGWVIRAFFLPLMVSAFYDVIAWVMSNPVGGGFENAFWAVTWFFKVALFADLAFVAIGYVLTLRLLDNHIRSVNPLVIGWLVALVCYQPFWSVIANQYLSYNDGFGWWDWLKDDSVLVIGWSVLMVLTNIAWVWANMTFGLRFSNLTHRGILTNGPYRWTKHPSYIAKNIYWWLLSVPFISLTSWDDALRNCLLLLAVNAIYYARARTEEIHLSEDPVYVAYAQWVERHGIFRWLGRLVPALAYRAPKGTEAASAR; via the coding sequence ATGGAAAACGCGCACGGCACAGTGAGGGCGGGACTGCCGGCCTCGGTCACCAACGGATGGGTTTGCCTGGCGGGCCTCGGCGCCGTGGCGGCGGGGCTGGTGGTGATGACGTGGCTGGAGGTTGCGACGATCTGGGCGACCGCTGTCGCGCTGGTGCTGGTCGCGCTGCCGATGGCGCTCGGTGATCTCCTCGTCCTCAAGGTTCACCGGCGCCCCACCAGTGGGCTGAACGGCCCGGATGTGCCATCGGGCCCGCCGAACGTCGCCCGCGTCGCGACAAAGCTGCTCGGGCTCGCCGTCATGGTCGCGCTCTTGGCGGTTTTTTATTGGGCGATGCCGATCTATGGCCGCGACTTCTACGCGCCCTTCATCACGCTCGCGACCTGGAGCCTGCCGCTGGTCGTTGTCCTCACCGTGCCCTATGTCATCTGGATTGACCGGCGCATGACGGAACCCGAGGACGGCGCCTGGCAGTGGGGTCAGCTCTGTCTCGGCCGTTGGCGGCGCCGAGACGGCCAGGCGCTCAAGACCTTCGTGCTCGGCTGGGTCATCCGCGCGTTCTTCCTGCCGCTGATGGTCTCGGCCTTTTATGACGTTATCGCCTGGGTCATGTCGAACCCGGTCGGCGGCGGGTTCGAGAACGCGTTCTGGGCCGTCACCTGGTTCTTCAAGGTCGCGCTCTTCGCCGACCTCGCGTTCGTCGCGATCGGCTATGTGCTGACGCTGCGTCTGCTCGACAACCACATCCGCTCGGTCAACCCGCTGGTCATCGGTTGGCTCGTCGCCTTGGTCTGCTATCAGCCGTTCTGGTCGGTCATCGCCAACCAGTATCTCAGCTACAACGACGGTTTCGGCTGGTGGGACTGGCTGAAGGACGACAGCGTCCTGGTCATCGGGTGGAGCGTGCTGATGGTGTTGACCAACATCGCGTGGGTCTGGGCCAACATGACTTTCGGCCTGCGCTTTTCGAACCTGACCCACCGCGGCATCCTGACCAACGGCCCCTACCGCTGGACCAAGCACCCGTCCTATATCGCGAAGAATATCTACTGGTGGCTCCTAAGCGTGCCATTCATCTCGCTGACCAGCTGGGACGACGCGCTGCGCAACTGCCTGCTTCTGCTCGCCGTCAACGCGATCTACTACGCGCGCGCGCGCACCGAGGAGATCCATCTCTCCGAAGACCCCGTCTACGTCGCCTATGCCCAATGGGTCGAACGCCACGGCATCTTCCGCTGGCTCGGCCGGCTGGTGCCGGCGCTTGCCTACCGCGCGCCGAAAGGGACAGAGGCGGCATCGGCGCGATAG
- a CDS encoding LamG-like jellyroll fold domain-containing protein → MLELILRHEFSSLLPLRDLSENNANSVDQNVVHVLDGPTSTGGYYQFNGSSSRVSIPFSTIWQNLTFIQIDAEIWIDTHGKRHNVVEGLLSFSLYVRASGVLSATIYGLTDDDSFIDTLGTQPADPSPPAGGIAGTNSMTANLGVDPDDPDSGDGPIIPAGKKLDWVGVNSDTGHAPDGVRRLVPVGQWVSVSFIRDAKGFRLYIDGTLVGERTDEEALVRSVQGAPIVIGAWPNSDAYTLAGRVRKIEIWKYDHSFRFRAFLCGFKDGDERAYAVALYAKLIEAIGDEETRNTITEVLTCLNAAEEGLLKAIRTSGDDKHRIAEEGFARYSEIWCAGDPGSTEMDDFMEDFIQWLMRNFGDAFLEYQCRVAKCLMPLREIGLCDDAAQLRQSDIIRQFSKMATQAHVDAMDGFLCGDQKEVGASYDEKRVDPV, encoded by the coding sequence ATGCTAGAGCTCATTCTGCGGCATGAATTCAGCAGCCTCTTGCCGCTCCGCGACCTCTCCGAAAACAACGCCAACTCGGTCGACCAGAACGTCGTCCATGTTCTCGATGGACCAACCTCAACCGGCGGCTACTATCAGTTCAACGGCTCCAGCAGCCGGGTGTCGATTCCGTTCTCCACGATCTGGCAGAACCTCACTTTCATCCAAATTGACGCGGAAATTTGGATCGATACCCACGGTAAGCGCCACAACGTTGTCGAGGGACTGCTATCGTTCTCACTTTATGTCCGCGCAAGCGGTGTGTTGTCGGCCACGATCTACGGCCTGACCGACGACGACAGTTTTATCGATACGCTCGGGACCCAACCGGCTGATCCATCGCCACCGGCCGGCGGCATAGCCGGGACGAACAGCATGACTGCCAATCTGGGCGTCGATCCCGATGACCCCGATTCGGGCGACGGCCCAATCATTCCCGCCGGCAAAAAACTCGATTGGGTTGGCGTTAACAGCGATACCGGTCATGCACCGGATGGCGTGCGCCGGCTTGTTCCTGTCGGCCAGTGGGTATCGGTTAGTTTCATCCGCGACGCGAAGGGTTTTCGTCTGTACATCGACGGAACCTTGGTTGGCGAACGCACCGATGAAGAGGCGCTGGTGCGTTCGGTGCAAGGCGCGCCCATTGTGATCGGCGCGTGGCCCAACTCTGACGCCTATACGCTCGCGGGTCGCGTCCGTAAGATTGAGATATGGAAGTACGACCACAGCTTCCGTTTCCGCGCCTTCCTATGCGGCTTCAAGGACGGCGACGAACGCGCGTACGCCGTTGCGCTCTATGCCAAGCTGATTGAGGCCATTGGCGACGAGGAAACGCGCAACACCATCACTGAGGTCCTGACCTGCCTGAACGCGGCCGAGGAGGGTCTTCTGAAGGCGATCCGCACGAGCGGCGACGATAAACACCGGATCGCCGAAGAGGGGTTCGCACGCTATTCCGAAATCTGGTGCGCGGGCGATCCTGGATCGACTGAGATGGACGACTTCATGGAGGACTTCATCCAATGGCTCATGCGCAACTTCGGCGATGCGTTCCTGGAGTACCAGTGCCGGGTCGCCAAATGTCTAATGCCGCTTCGCGAGATTGGGTTGTGTGACGATGCCGCCCAACTTCGGCAATCCGACATCATCCGGCAGTTCTCGAAGATGGCGACGCAGGCGCACGTCGACGCGATGGATGGCTTCCTTTGCGGCGACCAGAAGGAAGTTGGCGCGTCGTACGATGAAAAGAGGGTTGATCCGGTATGA
- a CDS encoding polyprenyl synthetase family protein, translated as MSLAVNVAGQNASAARQSYELLRELVADDLNLVNQVIVEHMQSPVTLIPQLAGHLVASGGKRLRPILTLTTARMCGYGGRRHIDLAACVEFIHTATLLHDDVVDDSALRRGSATANAVWGNKPSVLVGDFLFSRAFQLMVADGSLEVLKILSDASAVIAEGEVNQLMTANNIATDEAAYMDVIGAKTAALFAAASEIGAVVADEPDANQAALRTYGMSLGIAFQLVDDVLDYSAREADLGKTVGDDFRDGKITLPVVYAIARGNEAERAFWKRTLEDEEQQDGDLDQAMMLMQRHNALADAMARAREHGARATEALAGFPQNPYRDALLELVAFCVDREF; from the coding sequence TTGAGCCTTGCCGTCAACGTCGCCGGGCAGAACGCCAGCGCCGCTCGACAGTCCTATGAACTGTTGCGCGAGCTGGTCGCCGACGACTTGAACCTGGTCAATCAGGTGATCGTCGAGCACATGCAAAGCCCGGTCACCTTGATCCCGCAATTGGCCGGCCACCTGGTCGCGTCGGGCGGCAAACGCCTGCGTCCGATCCTGACGCTGACCACGGCGCGCATGTGTGGTTATGGCGGACGCCGCCATATCGACCTCGCGGCTTGTGTCGAGTTCATCCATACCGCGACCTTGTTGCATGACGATGTTGTCGACGACAGCGCGCTTCGCCGCGGCAGCGCGACGGCGAATGCGGTGTGGGGCAACAAGCCGAGCGTGCTTGTCGGCGACTTCCTGTTCTCCCGCGCCTTCCAGTTGATGGTCGCCGACGGGTCACTGGAGGTCTTGAAGATCCTCTCCGATGCGTCGGCCGTGATCGCCGAGGGCGAGGTCAACCAGCTGATGACCGCCAACAACATCGCGACCGACGAGGCCGCTTACATGGACGTCATCGGCGCGAAGACCGCCGCGCTGTTCGCCGCGGCCAGCGAGATCGGCGCCGTGGTCGCCGACGAACCGGACGCCAACCAGGCTGCACTCAGAACCTACGGCATGTCGCTCGGCATCGCCTTCCAGCTTGTCGACGACGTGCTCGACTATTCCGCACGCGAGGCGGATCTGGGCAAGACGGTGGGCGACGACTTCCGCGACGGCAAGATCACGCTCCCCGTCGTCTACGCCATCGCCCGCGGTAACGAAGCCGAACGCGCGTTCTGGAAACGCACCCTGGAAGACGAAGAACAGCAGGACGGCGACCTCGACCAGGCGATGATGCTGATGCAACGCCACAACGCCTTAGCCGACGCCATGGCGCGCGCCAGGGAACACGGCGCCCGCGCCACCGAAGCCCTCGCCGGCTTCCCCCAGAACCCCTACCGCGACGCGCTTCTCGAACTCGTCGCGTTCTGCGTCGACCGCGAGTTCTAG
- a CDS encoding DUF2007 domain-containing protein: MKELLRTNDPVQISFASALLKEAEIAFDVFDAHTSSLEGSVLAIQRRLVVLDEDLDEARAILRDAGLDVPDRPGG, from the coding sequence TTGAAAGAACTGTTACGCACCAACGACCCCGTCCAGATCTCCTTCGCCAGCGCGCTTTTGAAGGAGGCGGAGATCGCGTTTGACGTGTTCGATGCCCATACAAGCAGCCTGGAGGGCAGTGTTCTGGCCATTCAGCGGCGTTTGGTCGTGCTTGACGAGGATCTTGACGAGGCCCGCGCGATCCTGCGCGACGCGGGCCTGGACGTGCCCGATAGACCGGGTGGCTGA
- a CDS encoding methyltransferase: protein MAEAVTEATRDTLLDGRVVLRQPAGGLRATSDAVLLAAAVRAGPVDHILDMGCGTGAATFCLTARVEGCRVTGLEADKALAALAATNAALNEVEVRVDIVADTLPFTTSPALDGPFDHVMTNPPYLPIGRARRKDDTARDRATVESVDLATWLGFALDRLRPRGTLTVVHRADRLDDLLDVLSGPAGDIAIFPLWSNAEDDKPARRVLVRARKGVNAPLRLLPGLVMHDRGGGFSKVAETVLRDGKALAWP, encoded by the coding sequence GTGGCTGAAGCGGTGACCGAGGCGACGCGCGATACGCTGCTGGATGGCCGGGTTGTCTTGCGCCAACCCGCTGGCGGCCTGCGCGCGACGTCCGATGCGGTCTTGTTGGCCGCGGCCGTGCGCGCCGGGCCGGTCGATCATATTCTGGACATGGGCTGCGGTACCGGCGCGGCGACGTTCTGTCTGACCGCGCGGGTCGAAGGCTGCCGCGTGACGGGCCTGGAAGCCGACAAGGCGCTGGCGGCGCTCGCCGCCACCAACGCCGCGTTGAACGAGGTCGAAGTGCGCGTCGATATCGTGGCCGACACGTTGCCCTTCACGACATCGCCGGCGCTCGACGGGCCGTTCGATCACGTCATGACGAACCCGCCCTATCTGCCAATCGGGCGGGCCCGTCGCAAGGACGATACGGCGCGTGACCGGGCGACCGTCGAAAGCGTTGACCTGGCGACCTGGCTGGGTTTCGCGCTCGACCGGCTGCGACCGCGTGGGACGCTGACCGTCGTGCATCGCGCCGACCGCCTGGACGACCTGCTTGACGTGTTGTCGGGGCCGGCCGGTGACATCGCGATCTTTCCGCTTTGGTCAAACGCTGAAGACGACAAGCCGGCGCGCCGGGTTCTGGTGCGCGCGCGCAAGGGCGTCAACGCACCGCTTCGTCTGCTGCCGGGGCTCGTCATGCATGATCGCGGCGGTGGCTTCTCCAAAGTCGCGGAAACCGTCCTGCGTGATGGCAAGGCGCTTGCCTGGCCCTGA
- a CDS encoding S49 family peptidase, protein MKKLFSLIPLPKFLRRRPQIAVLRLDGVIAPRGRRGKGISIESHASAIEQAFGVARAKAVALVINSPGGSPTQSALVHDRIRALADEKKLPVYAFCEDVAASGGYWLACAGDEIYAQPSSIVGSIGVIYSGFGFVDAIAKLGVERRLHTAGTRKSMLDPFRPEDPDDVTRLRDLQDELHEIFKQHVRNRRGGRLKGDDDELFSGAFWSGQRSLDLGLVDGIGDVRTVMREKFGDKVKFKAVHVSRPLLSRLGLGAGKVGEGFAEALADETEQRLAWNRYGL, encoded by the coding sequence ATGAAGAAGCTGTTTTCGCTTATCCCGCTCCCCAAGTTTCTGCGCCGGCGCCCGCAGATCGCCGTGCTGCGGTTGGACGGCGTCATCGCGCCGCGCGGGCGCAGGGGCAAGGGAATCTCCATTGAAAGCCATGCGAGCGCAATCGAGCAGGCGTTCGGCGTAGCGCGCGCCAAGGCGGTCGCCCTCGTCATCAACTCGCCGGGCGGCTCGCCGACGCAATCGGCCCTGGTGCATGACCGCATCCGCGCGCTGGCGGACGAAAAGAAACTGCCGGTCTACGCCTTTTGCGAGGACGTTGCGGCATCGGGCGGCTACTGGCTCGCCTGCGCGGGCGATGAGATCTATGCCCAGCCAAGTTCCATTGTCGGTTCGATCGGTGTCATCTATTCCGGTTTCGGATTTGTCGATGCCATAGCCAAGCTCGGCGTCGAGCGCCGGCTGCACACGGCCGGCACGCGCAAGAGCATGCTTGATCCGTTTCGTCCCGAAGACCCGGACGACGTGACGCGGTTGCGCGATCTGCAGGACGAACTGCACGAGATCTTCAAACAACACGTACGCAACCGTCGCGGCGGCCGCCTGAAGGGTGACGACGACGAACTCTTCAGCGGCGCGTTTTGGTCCGGCCAACGAAGCCTCGACCTCGGCCTGGTCGACGGCATCGGTGACGTGCGCACCGTCATGCGCGAGAAATTCGGCGACAAGGTGAAGTTCAAGGCTGTGCACGTCTCCCGACCGCTGCTTTCCCGGCTGGGGCTTGGCGCGGGCAAGGTCGGCGAGGGCTTCGCCGAGGCGCTTGCCGACGAGACCGAACAGCGTCTGGCGTGGAACCGCTACGGGCTCTGA